GCTTCGAGGCTGCACATTCCTCTATTAGAGGAATAACCCACCCTGGGCCCGTCATACTTCCTGTGGAGCGAGGGCCAGGTTGAACCGCAGCATATTTCTGGCTTGAGCTGTTGTTCCtccttatattttttttctctcctgctgctgctgctacattaCACTATACTCTTTAAAACACACTGTTCTATTCATCACCGGTCTACTCTTCCTTACTCCACATGTTAGAGCTCCAACAGGCCGTTCCCTCTTCAGCCGGTAACCTAATTTAGTCTGCATGCAGCAAAATACACTGGCAAGACAGAAATGAGGGAAAAGGCATTTAATTGAGATGAAACGTCGGCTTGTCTTGTTCTAAACAGTCTCTCTGGCTCTAATGGAAGCTAGTtaacacagaaatgaaacagactGTAATGAGTAAAACAGACTCGAGTACAAAGAGCCGCTGCTCGGCTTGTTTCCCTCTGAGGTTTGTGCTTATTCTGTCACCGTGGCATCTGGCAGGTACTACACATGCAGGTAGTTTTGGTGCTTTTTCACTGCGAGCTGATGTCTTGGAGTGGTGCTGTTCCATTTTTGTCTTGTAGAGGGAAAAAAGGGCCACAGGAGAAAGACCTCCATCATCGTCAACATCATATGacgatttttaaaaatatccgcTAAAAGCTTTGATGTTGCTTCTTTTCCACCAGTGTCAGATTTTCTCCGCTCTTCTCCCACTGGTCTAATCATCTGTGTGTCTTGCTGCAGGTATGGACAGCGCCATCACTCTGTGGCAGTTCCTACTGCAGTTGCTACTTGACCAGAGCCACAAGCACCTGATATGCTGGACGTCCACGGATGGCGAGTTCAAGCTCCTGAAGTCAGAAGAAGTGGCCAAGCTGTGGGGGCTGCGCAAGAACAAGACCAACATGAACTACGACAAGCTGAGCAGAGCGCTGCGCTACTATTACGACAAGGTGAATTCAGCTGGGCGTACTAGTCCAACTAATCATGACACTGCAGCTGTTGTAACCGATCGGACATGAAGGTTATGTGAAAGGAATGCAGTGTCGTGACAGAttctttgttcttctgtttaAAGCCACAAACTCCCCTGATAGACACTTCCTCTTTCTCATCAGGCTCACAGCAGAGCTCTGGCTGTGACGCAGCgctcaaacaaaaaactgttgcAGTGTGACAGTGTGGCCTTTATTAGACTGAAATGCTGCCCTGTGatcgtttgttgtttttgtgtgtcgaTATTCGTTTGCTGGCAATAAAGCAAAAGTGTCGATTTGTTTTACAGAACATCATCAAGAAGGTGATTGGCCAGAAGTTTGTCTATAAGTTTGTGTCATTCCCTGAGATCCTCAAGATGGATCCACAGGCCGTGGAGATGGGTCTGGCTTCAGGAAGGTTTTCCCTGCAGGACGGAGAGGCCCATGAGCtggaagtggaggaggaggaggaggaagaaggggagAAGGAGGCCCAGAGGAGGACCCTGGCAGCCCTGGGGGCGCAGCAGTGTCGAAACGACTACCTCCGCTCAGGTCTCTACTCGTCCTTCAGTATCAGCTCCCTGCAGAACCAGCCTGAGCTTCTTCGAGCTCTGCGGGAGCGTCAGGATGAGCCACGCTCTGTCATCCGCTTTGGCACCAACAGCAGCGAGAGGAGCTCCCCTCCCTCTGCCAAGCCAGAGTCCTACGTCTCCCCCAGGCCATCCAAACACCCCTCTCACTCCCACTCCCCGTCCTCCCCGCACACCCAGCCTGGCCGGAGCTGGAGCCCTGCTGCCGAGGAAGACGAGGACTCTGACCAGGGCGCTCAGCCCCTCAATCTGTCCTCTGGGCACAGGGAGCGAGCCCAGCAGCCTCCTGaaaagaggagcagcagcagcagaagtagTTGTACTAACAGTAGTGGTAACCAAGGAGATGGACTCCCACCAAAAAGCAAAAAGCCCAAAGCTCTGGAGATCTCCGCCccgtccctgctgctggccgggAGCGACATCGGCTCCATCGCCCTCAACAGCCCAGCGCTGCCGTCTGGCTCCCTCACTTCTGCCTTCTTCGCTGCACAGGTGAGAGCTTTACCTGAACAATACACAACTTCAATTCCCTGTGGGCAGCATGTGGATGCCAGAATGACACAGTTTACTCACTCGTTTTTAGGCGTGAGTCAGATGGCTTACAGCCTTTAAATTGTGCTTATGTTTGTGATTTGGGGACCAGTGACTCATTCATCTAGTTTCTTAAGGTGCTTTCCAGACTTTTGCCCAACACATGCTTAGATAGAATCGGTGATACATGGTACGCCCTGAACACATCTACGATTCCACCGAAACTTGCTTCATCTCTGTCTAGTCGTGACATGTTTACACACCTCACTGCTCCCCTTTGACAGACTGCTCTTATTTCTGCTCTCAATAATTCAACACAGACCGGATCGTGTCACACGCTGCCAGCCACAGCTGAGGTACACAGACCCCAGTAATGATCAAACCTCAGCAAGACAATAATTGTGTGATGCTATCAATTCCTGTCTCCCTCTGAGTAACGGGATGACTGGTGTGGAGTATGATGTCAGTGTCCATGAAGCTCTCAGAGAGCAGCCGCAGACCTCAGAAACAGcccagtttgtgtttgtggacacactgctgctgcattTGTTTAGTGGTCACTTGAGCCAAACAAATAACAAAGAAGGTATGATTTTAGCCGATGCTATGAAGAAGTTTATGCGTATTCTAAGACATATTCATACTAATGAGTCAGTCAGTCTGATATTCTTGATACAGTTCTCTGGCGTGTGAGCCAACGTTACTGCCAAAATGTGCTGCAAATAACAGACCTTGTTTAAATACGTGTACACTCAAACTAAACCTGAGACATCCCACTGTAAGACAAAcccttcagtttttacagtacaGTTTTAAGAGTGTTTTCTGCCCAAAATTTTAGAGCCAATTTCATCGAGCCGTAACATTTTGGGGTTATGGCAAAGATCAAAACGAACCAAGGGCTCTGCCGCAAGCATCAACTGCCATTTAATTATCTATTTTAGTTAATCGTGCGTTTACGTTGGAGTTGTTACAAAGGAAAGTGACTGCTGCATCAGAGGAGAGGTTCATCCACACGTCGGGGAAAAGCATTAATGCAACATTCGctccgtctgtctgtttatgagtgcacaaaaaaaaaaaaaaaacgagatgAGAGGAAAACAAGCGATTTACAGAAATCTTCTGCAAGTCCAACCTATGAGAGGGGGGAAGAGGCCCTAAGTGATGCCATATGCTCCAATAATTCCATTAATAATGGGAGCAGGGCTGGGTCCCTCCGCAACACTGGCTCACTTCTCTGAGGTGACACAGGGGAAAGTAGGGGGGGAGGGGGAGAGAAGACCAGGGggggaagagagaaagagagggagaaattGATTTCATATGTTTTCTCTCTTGTTGGTATTCCAAAGTGCTCGAGGACCACTGCCGACCACCTCCCCACCCCTCCCTCAATCAACAACAACCGCCCCGTCctcccccccacccaccccccacccctcaTCACCCCTGTATTCTGAGGGAGAAACCACAGACTTCCTTCCTGCtccatcagtttgtttttccaaacGCCAATACGCGTCCATTTACCATTTCAGCATGTTTCACATTACCAAAGCCCTCAGAGCGACGCTCTCCGACCAGTGGGTCTTGgcgtttttctttaaaaaaaaaaaagtcttcactGGTTGCTCTTATTTATATGAAaatctccctccctctgtgtcCTCCCCCCTTCCTCACAGACTCCCTCGGGTTTGCTGCTGGCTCACAGTCCGCTGTTGTCAGGCATCCACTTCTGGAGCAGCCTGAGCCCCGTCGCTCCGCTCAGCCCCGCCCGGCTGCAGGGCCACGGCTCCCTGTTCCAGGTAAGAAACACATGCAGGTGTGGACGGCACGGGCTGaagacagagggacagaaatAGGAGCGGATGTGAACAAAAGGCGTACTCTAACAATCGGCATTTACTGGAAGCCCTTTAAAGCAGAGGAGGAAGTTGTGAGGTTGTAAGGAAGCTGTGCATGCAAAATTAGAGCGGCTGTGAAATCCTCACTCCTCCCAACGGTTGTTAAAATCAGGCAATTAAAGATAACGACAGAAGTTGTTACATAAAGAAGTTAATCATTTTCCTAACCATTGAATGGAATCATCTTTATCCCATCTATACATTATCATAGCTACTCTATTATGTGCTTTAACCCTTGTGATGTCCTGccggtcaaaattgacccgttttaaagtttgaaaatgtgggaaaaaaatatagattttcacagtgaaacttctgatgcccacattttcaacattttcgggaaaactctgaacatttttggtggcaaaaagaaatgttaaaaatattccttttcgctggattttggttgatttttacgtgaatgttcttaaagaaaatattagaagttttactgacataatcactttagatatttttacaatttttttggaagatttttactcattttttgaaaatatttacaagaattttcttgccaaatttgggggatttaaaaaaaaaataaaacttcagggaaattttaaaggaattattggaattttcttcctcaagGTTTTAGGGAGtttttttagctgaatttttggatttttttcagacaagaaaacaatattttttggtgcccgtaaatgagaacaacaggagggttaaaggtgCCAAACTGTGACGCTTTACGGCAAATTTGTGAAAGTCTCACACGTCTCCCAGTGTGTTTCACTTTGTCAGcttaaaacactgcaaagattATTGATTTCACCATGACTGTATTATCCCTGGTTTTAGCTCTGTTCTAAACGAGTGTAGCCCCTTCAGAAGGaggactctctctgcatctgtggttacatttcagtatctgtactATCTAGTacacaagcaaaataaaaaccattCAAATTTACTTGGAATGAGACTGTTTTAAAAGGAAGTTTGTGAGAGCAGAGCACAGGTGAGAtgcaaacaaaaggaaacagcagctgagctttggtttcactgaagcacAGCAGGAAACACGAAAACACAGTAACAGCCAACCAGTGCTTGTTAACCGGTTTCAAATCAGTGTTAAAGTTTCCATCATCTCTGAATGCCTCTCAGCGTTACAACTTCCAGAGCTCTAACCAGTGGACATACGATCGAAGCTAATGGTAACGCTAGCTGCAGAATGCGCTACGACTTTTCCTATTGCTGTGACATTACCATCAGAAACAGAATTAATGCTGGGAGTGCACGaggactcttgtgttcactctcacagccaacagcagaacatttggagaGCTTAGCTCCTCTCTGCGATGATTCAGAATTAGCAGAAGCGgctttacaaaacaaacaaaccaggtGGACTTAGAGGCAGCTGGCAGACTCACCTGGAAGCAGCAGGATTATGCAAATATTCAGATGGATGACTGCTGGTTTGTGGCGATACGTAGCTCAGGTCAAGTTCTTACTTGTAAAGCTGGGAGGCTATCTAAATGTGAGGGGGTTTGAGTAAATGTAAAACATCCTTCATATCTTAGCAGCTTTAAGTTTGTACCTCCAAGTTTATaacaagcagaaaacacaataaaaatggattttcaccatatggcACCTTTCAAATTCAAGCCTGATCTTAATTCAGTAGaatttgtttttccagcaagtATTTACTCGACTGGAAGCATATGCAGAACTTGAAAACAAGACGTTCTTGTGATTTGCAAAGTAGCAGACGCCAGTGGTTGTGAAACTAGTTGAGACTTAGTAAGCAGGTCCTGCAGAGGTGTCCTGTTTCAGCGCTtgtgagagggagaggaaatcCTGTGAATACTTCCTGTTTGAGCCCAGGGGAGCCAGTCTGAACAGGGTGGACTGGTTTGAGAGCTGCTCCTCATTTatgaaagacacacacacacacgcacacacacaccgtacCGGATTCTTTGTGTGCAAATAATGTTGACTTCTCCTTctgttgtggagttacaggagACAGAGACGAAAAGGAAGAGgcacaatgaataaaaaaacaggaaaccagAGCAGTGACAATGCTGCAGTTCCTCACCGGAAAGCAGCTTTCATTGAGCCTCCGTCCCCTCCCCGCTAACTCTCAACCCCTTTCTCTTCCtccacagttccccagcctaaTCAACGGACACATGCCTGTCCCCATGCCAAGCCTGGAAGGAACACCCTCCTCCCTGctcctgtctcccaccaccCACAAATCCTGATCCAGGGTCTGCGAACGGCGTCCCATCATCATCCATCTCTCATTGATAGTTTTCTCACAGCCactgtcatcagcagcagcgGCGATCTCGTTTGTCTTGTTGTCAAATTACTattcagaaagaaaaagtcCTACGCGACAGTATGTGACCTCACTTTTTTGCACTTGAGTTGCTTCAGATTCTAGTGGGTGAAAGCACTTGGTAAAAGCCATACGCCGCGATGTCTGTGAGACGTCTGGCTGTTTGTGATAAAGTACAGCACATTTCCACATGACCCTGTCCACGACGGGCAGAAGCGACATGTAGCTAGCTATAAAAGGCTAGCCAGCcactcattctggttgttttaatcttgtataaaaaaacaaaaaaaaacaaaaaatgtatttcttctcCTTAAATGTTAATCACAATGTGAAACCGGTTGTTTCACCTGCGTGGTATTGTATGTAATGTATGCACTATGCTTCTCAGATAGTACCGGCTGTGCcttgttgtcttatttttttgctcTATTTCTAAATCTTTTAATGAAGACGAGATTTCAAATCAACGAAAACCTTTGTAacacttgttcttttttttatactGGACTTGGTATACAGTATgtattctgtatattttttgtattgtgaAGAATGTcttgttgttttcaataaacAAAGCATTGAATGCTTGAATACAGTGTCTCTAGAGGAAACATTTTACAGTCGCTGAAACAAAACCATccatgcattaaaaaaaaaaaaaaaagcagctcatGTGATTTCTGTTTAAACtttagatttaattttctttactCTGAAAAAAGCTCAAATATGGGAGGGCATCTGCAATGAAATCCCACACCAATAACAATTATCCACAAATAAAGTTAAAGAATGTCATACAAAACATGTCTTGTAACACTGTTAAATAGACTGTGACTCAGATCAGATTCACTAGGGGCAGGACTACAGCTAGTGCTTCCTGAATTAGGAGTTCAGTGGCCGTGTGCTTCCTCATACAACAGAGCAGGCATGCAACACAACGATGGAGGCAATCCAGAAAAGAATAGATCCATTTTTACAGTCGATGAAGATGGGAATGGCAGACAGGAGAACCATTTGTAACGCACAACGGCGATTGTTGCGATTCCAACACTGGGAACTCACTTTGTACCTCCTGTTACTAAAACCAGAAGAGAAAACGTGTCGGATTAAGGTGGAAAACAAACAAGGACGAGGATGCTGTTAACTGTACTTAAATATTTAGGATTTCTGAAGTATTTAGGAGGTCCAGCTAATCCTGTAATGCCCTTGTTAATAATTCTATGTTGCCTTTTTTCCCTGCATTTGTTCATTGGTCACGACAGAGACCGCAGCATCCTGGAATGATATGCCAGCATCCGGCAAAAATGTGTTgctttcttgtttgtgtttttttgcgcAGAGCTTGGCAGCACTGCTCTCACATTAGCCTCCAGTCAGGACAAAATGATCAGTTATTATATCAAAGCTGGCCTCGAAAACCTTCAGAGCAAATGGTCACAAATGATTTGTGCAGCCGAGTACAGCACCGTGGCAACAGACAGAACATCAAACCCCTCTGAGCTGCTACAGAAACATCCCTCTGTCCGTGTGCCTGGACGCTCCCACACACATCGAGGAGCTTTGAGGTGGAGTTTTACgtatgaaaatgaaaacaatgacaTAAACATATCACTAGAAATACCACCACTtcaaaaaaaagtaattaaaaatctATACACATTGCATGTATTCATTAAAGTGACTGAGCCAGTTAGAATTCTAGACAGTAGTTGGATTTAGCAGCAAATTCTCTTCTCAATAAATATAGATGTACAGTATATAAATGTCTCTTTTGAGCCAGGTTCAAGCCAAacctgggaggaggaggagagggtcGTACTGTGGACAAATTCCCCCAAATAGTTTTGGGGGGGAGGAGTGATGATGGTCATGATGTTCCACGTCAAGAGGTTACTGATCCGTTGGCAAAGACTGTACAGAGATCGGAGATCTttcccaaataaaaaaaattcagtccAGAGATTTTAAAACAGCATGCTTTGTCTTCTGCTCTTTCCATTtcctggagagagaaaaagaaaaaagcaggaaTTAAACAGCTGTGGATAACCCTCAGACACCATAGAGAGAGTCTAAGGTTTGGAACTACAGCTCAGAATACTTTGGGGGGTTATATAATCTATTTCATGGCATATATTTGTCACACTTCAGTAAATTGACTCCCTTTAAAGTCAAGGCTAACAGCAATGAATGACTGACTGTACAGAGAGCTATCGATGGGTTACTTTTGATACAGAAAATTTGTGATCACTATCAGGCATCTTCATTTCTAATATCTCTAAGCAGATTTACAGATGGTCACAGTGGGTCACAGATGATGAAATGCTTAAATATATTatactgcatgtgtgtttgatttaaccGAGTCGATTCTAAGAAGCACTTGTGTTACCTTTGACTCGAAATTCTGTTAAGCGCCTTAACTGCCTCCACGTGTTCAGTGTCAcagtcgctgctgctgctgatctcGCTGATAAGCAGCCAGATCAATGacgacaaaaacatgcatttgtCCTTTTCAACTCAATGTCTTTGCCTCTCCCCCCAACAACTCCCCCCCATCTTGACTCTTTATTCCTCACCTGATTCGGGGTACGATGAGTTCCGGTAGCCAGGATCTCTCTGCAGCTGCACCTCCTTCAGTGTGAATATGGATATGTCTGCCAAACACACAGAGTCACTCACATGTTGCCAAATGAACAgcgtctttgttgaggttgaaACTGATCCTCACTGTACACTGCAACATCTTTCAAGTTGTACCTAGCGGAACCTGCCAAGTCTGCATTACTGCATCACTATTTCATTACTCACTCTCTGGCAGCGTGTGCACACGTGGCCCCAGACTCCTGAAGTATGGCTGTCTCATCGCTTCATCGGCAGAGATCCTCTTTTTCGATTCATACTGAAATTTAGGTCAATAAAAGAAACTTAGCACCATTAaagaacactggaaaaaaaaatggggTCAGCGGTGTGTGATTGTGTTGGCATGCCTGGACGCGCTTCTTTCCAAAAATACGGCCCTAACATAGCTGCAAAATGTGTCACGCTGCTTTTAACATCGCAGTAATTCCTGGCAGATATGGTGAGACTCACTTTTAGGAATGACATCAGCAGGTTGATTCCATCAGTGTCCAACCTGCAGAAAAAGGGGGAGAtggggatggggggggggggggggggggcaagagGAAGGGGAGGGTCAGTAAGGTGGGGTGACTCACAGATGCTGGCGAGTGTAAGGAAGGAAGCAGAGTCAACTATTCCACAGGATTTCCTTACAGGAAGAGACAAAGAGCACACACTCCTAACTAAACAAACCAGCAATACTAATGTCTGAGTCTAAAAGCTAAAAAGCTCCACATGTCAGCTGTTCTCTTATACCTGGGTCTCATAAGGAATATCTGCTCATTCCCATCTCCGATGATTAGTGGACTAGCAGGAGAGATGAGGGGCGTTAAGAATTATAAAGATTT
This window of the Acanthochromis polyacanthus isolate Apoly-LR-REF ecotype Palm Island chromosome 8, KAUST_Apoly_ChrSc, whole genome shotgun sequence genome carries:
- the LOC110964623 gene encoding ETS domain-containing protein Elk-3, with the protein product MDSAITLWQFLLQLLLDQSHKHLICWTSTDGEFKLLKSEEVAKLWGLRKNKTNMNYDKLSRALRYYYDKNIIKKVIGQKFVYKFVSFPEILKMDPQAVEMGLASGRFSLQDGEAHELEVEEEEEEEGEKEAQRRTLAALGAQQCRNDYLRSGLYSSFSISSLQNQPELLRALRERQDEPRSVIRFGTNSSERSSPPSAKPESYVSPRPSKHPSHSHSPSSPHTQPGRSWSPAAEEDEDSDQGAQPLNLSSGHRERAQQPPEKRSSSSRSSCTNSSGNQGDGLPPKSKKPKALEISAPSLLLAGSDIGSIALNSPALPSGSLTSAFFAAQTPSGLLLAHSPLLSGIHFWSSLSPVAPLSPARLQGHGSLFQFPSLINGHMPVPMPSLEGTPSSLLLSPTTHKS